Genomic segment of Bacteroidota bacterium:
CCCGAATCCATTCACCGAAACGTTCAATGTTGTTTTTACCAATGAAAAAACGCAGAATATCCGTTTCGTGATCTACGATGCGCAGGGAAAAGAAACTTCTGTTTTGCTCAATGATCAGTTTGCGGAAGGAAAAATGAATTTCACTTTTAATGCAGGTATTCTTTCGCCGGGAATTTATTTTCTGAGAGCAGAAGGAAGCGACGGAAGTGTGCTGTTCACGCAGCGGCTGGTGCGTCAATAAAAATTTATCCGCTGAATTTTACGGATTGGTATTTTTTCGTGTACACGCGCACAGGATACCACGCTGCAACCAAACCTATCGCTGTCACGGAAAGAATGATGAGGAAAAGATCTTTGTAGTGCAACACAACCGGATAAATATCGACGACAAATCCTTTGCTGAAGTGAATGAATCCGAAATGGCGCTGCAGAAAAACAAGCAGCCATCCAAGAAATGCACCGGCGACTGTTCCTGTAATTGAAATAAGTAATCCTTCCACAAAAAATATTCTGCGGATCATGCCGATGTCAGTTCCCATACTCCATAGAATGCCAATGTCTTTTTTCTTTTCGATGATGAGCAGGGTCAATGAACCGATGGTGTTGAACGTGGCAATGAGAAGTACAAAAAGTAAAATGATGAACGTCCACGCTTTTTCTGACTTCAGCGTTTCAAAAAGAATTTCATTCTGCTGGTAACGGTTCTGCACAAGATATTTGCTGCCAACAACTTTTTTCACAGCAGCGAGAACTTTTTCAGCGTCGGCATCTTTTTTCAAACCGAGTTCAACGGAAGTACTTTCTTTTTTATAATCGATCAGGCCACGCACTACATTTATCGGGAGAAAAATATATTTCCCGTCGAAATCGCTGCTCACCGAATAATTTCCCGTTACACGCGCCATCGTATCGTTGAAGATCTGATCACCGAGATTGGAAAGATCTACAGTGAGATTTCGGTCGCGTTTCGGAACATAAATAGTAAGAATGGAATATTTTCCGAGATCCAATCGTGATGCGATCTCC
This window contains:
- a CDS encoding ABC transporter permease, with protein sequence MNLPFYISRRYLFSKKSHNAINIVTGISVACVAVVTAALIIILSAMNGLSDLVESLYNTFHADVRITSVKGKTMVLDSLQIGELKKIPGVAWYEEIVDENVLVENDNRQLIVTMRGVSETFAKNTRFDTTIHRRQGRYDLHPLGGEIGTVVGQEIASRLDLGKYSILTIYVPKRDRNLTVDLSNLGDQIFNDTMARVTGNYSVSSDFDGKYIFLPINVVRGLIDYKKESTSVELGLKKDADAEKVLAAVKKVVGSKYLVQNRYQQNEILFETLKSEKAWTFIILLFVLLIATFNTIGSLTLLIIEKKKDIGILWSMGTDIGMIRRIFFVEGLLISITGTVAGAFLGWLLVFLQRHFGFIHFSKGFVVDIYPVVLHYKDLFLIILSVTAIGLVAAWYPVRVYTKKYQSVKFSG